GAAATCTACAACGCATTAAAAATTAGTGGCAAAAACGAAGTTGGTCAGGAAGTTTCCGTTGTTTGCGAAGTGCAACAACTGTTAGGGGATGGTCAAATCCGCTCCGTCTCCATGAGTACCACCGATGGCTTAGTCCGAGGGATGGAAGTGGTTGATACGGGCGCCCCGATTAGTGTTCCCGTTGGCCCTGCTACCTTGGGACGGATTTTCAACGTGGTGGGCGAGCCCGTTGATAGCTTTGGCCCGGTACAAACCCAAGAAACCTCGTCTATTCACCGTCCCGCCCCTGCATTTACTCAGTTAGAAACAAAACCCGCCGTATTTGAAACGGGGATTAAAGTGGTAGACCTGTTAGCTCCCTATCGTCGGGGTGGCAAAATTGGTTTGTTCGGTGGAGCCGGAGTGGGCAAAACCGTTATTATTATGGAACTGATTAATAACATCGCTAAAGCTCACGGGGGAGTATCCGTGTTTGGCGGTGTGGGTGAACGGACTCGTGAAGGAAACGACCTTTACAATGAAATGATTGAGTCTGGGGTTATCAACACCAACGACCTGACTCAATCGAAAGTCGCTCTGGTTTACGGTCAGATGAACGAACCCCCCGGAGCTAGAATGCGGGTGGGTCTGTCGGCTTTGACCATGGCTGAATATTTCCGGGATGTCAGCAAACAAGACGTGCTGCTGTTCATTGATAATATCTTCCGGTTCGTGCAAGCGGGTTCTGAAGTGTCCGCTCTGTTAGGTCGGATGCCTTCTGCTGTGGGATATCAGCCTACTCTGGGAACAGAAATGGGTGAACTGCAAGAACGCATCACCTCCACCACCGAAGGGTCTATTACCTCAATTCAAGCGGTTTATGTGCCTGCGGATGACTTAACCGACCCCGCTCCGGCTACAACCTTTGCTCACTTAGACGCGACCACCGTATTATCACGGGGTTTGGCTTCTAAAGGGATCTATCCGGCGGTTGATCCTCTGGATTCAACTTCCACGATGTTACAGCCGTCGATTGTCGGTAGCGAACACTATAACACCGCCCGGGCTGTGCAATCCACCCTGCAACGGTACAAAGAACTACAAGACATCATCGCCATTTTAGGGTTAGATGAATTGTCTGAAGAAGACCGTTTGACCGTCGCTCGCGCTCGCAAGATTGAGAAGTTCCTGTCTCAACCTTTCTTTGTGGCGGAAGTCTTTACGGGTTCTCCGGGTCAATATGTCACCCTGGAAAAAACCATTAAAGGGTTCAATATGATTATGTCTGGGGAACTCGATGATCTGCCAGAACAAGCCTTTTATATGGTGGGCGATATTGACCAAGTGATTGCTAAAGCTGAAAAATTGAAAGGCTAACGTTCACCTGCGTTGTTGGGCTTTAGCTGTTTTGCATCAGTCCAACAACGATTCTGTTTTAATCTCCACAATATTTTTTACCTCTTGACAAATGACATTAACTGTGCGTGTAATCGCTCCAGATCGGACGGTCTGGGATGAAACTGCCGATGAGGTGATTCTTCCGAGTACCACAGGACAAGTGGGTATTCTGACAGGTCACGCCCCCCTATTAACGGCTTTAGATACGGGGGTACTGCGGGTTCGGTTGAAAAATAAATGGACTCCCATTGCTTTAATGGGTGGGTTTGCTGAAGTTGAAGCCAATGAAGTCACGATTTTAGTGAATGGTGCCGAACGGGGTGACTCTATTAATTTAGAGGATGCTCGGACTGCTTATACCAAGGCTCAAGCTGATTTAGAAGCGGCTGAAAGTAGTGGTTCTGAAGAAGGCAAAATTAAAGCCAAAAAAAGAGTAAAAAGAGCCAGAGCCAGGTTACAAGCGGCGGGTGGTAGCGTCGAATAACAAACAAGAAACCGGGTTTCTGACTCTCACCCATACCAAGAAACCGGGTTTCTGCCTTAACCTTTGCTATTAACAGAAAGATGGGATAAGAAACCGGGTTTCTGAACCCCACCCCCACCTCCAAGAAACCGGGTTTCTGTCTTAACCTTTGCTATTAACAGAAAGATAACTTAAGAAACCCGGTTTCTGACCCTCACCAGTAATTTAAACCTTTAAAGATAATGACTCTTTTTTATTTGAATTAGTCTCAATAGAAACATCCTCTGGATCTGAATATCGAGAAAATAATTCGTTTAAAGCTTCTTCTCCCGATATTTCGCCTTGACTAATAAATCTTTCAATCTCGACAGATCCATCATTCAAAAATTCAACTTCCCAACGCTCCCCAGGAAGCGCAACACTCACCATAATCGCCTCATCCCGATGATGAGCTAGAGAATAGCTAATTTCTTGTTGATCTAAATTTTGTAGGAAACCAAGAAACTGATCAAAAATATCATTTTTCATTTATCAAACCTCCGATCACTTAATAATTTGCGAACAACTTTAAAACCCGGAGAGTTTTCAGCAACTCCTTTTTCTATTTCTTCCCATGTCATCCCACTAAATTCTTCCCAGCTAGGCGATCCTTGTGGAAGCTGTGCTTGTTTGATACTGCCTTTTTTTAGTTTTAAAATGTCACATACTTTTTGGCCAGAGAACTTATGTACGATTGTTTCACCTCCTTTTCTTTTCCTTTAACTTAATTATATCGAACAGGTTCTGAGCCCCACCCACGCCTCCAAGAAACCGGGTTTCTGTCTTAACCTTTGCTACTAACAAAAAGCTCAATTAAG
The Planktothrix sp. FACHB-1365 DNA segment above includes these coding regions:
- the atpD gene encoding F0F1 ATP synthase subunit beta; the protein is MVTTAEKTHVGYITQIIGPVVDVKFPSGKLPEIYNALKISGKNEVGQEVSVVCEVQQLLGDGQIRSVSMSTTDGLVRGMEVVDTGAPISVPVGPATLGRIFNVVGEPVDSFGPVQTQETSSIHRPAPAFTQLETKPAVFETGIKVVDLLAPYRRGGKIGLFGGAGVGKTVIIMELINNIAKAHGGVSVFGGVGERTREGNDLYNEMIESGVINTNDLTQSKVALVYGQMNEPPGARMRVGLSALTMAEYFRDVSKQDVLLFIDNIFRFVQAGSEVSALLGRMPSAVGYQPTLGTEMGELQERITSTTEGSITSIQAVYVPADDLTDPAPATTFAHLDATTVLSRGLASKGIYPAVDPLDSTSTMLQPSIVGSEHYNTARAVQSTLQRYKELQDIIAILGLDELSEEDRLTVARARKIEKFLSQPFFVAEVFTGSPGQYVTLEKTIKGFNMIMSGELDDLPEQAFYMVGDIDQVIAKAEKLKG
- the atpC gene encoding ATP synthase F1 subunit epsilon, coding for MTLTVRVIAPDRTVWDETADEVILPSTTGQVGILTGHAPLLTALDTGVLRVRLKNKWTPIALMGGFAEVEANEVTILVNGAERGDSINLEDARTAYTKAQADLEAAESSGSEEGKIKAKKRVKRARARLQAAGGSVE